The nucleotide sequence GGCTGCAGGATTTTTTAAACCGCAGTAAAGTATAAATGGCTAATTTCTTCAGATGGATGGAAGTAGAATATGGGAGCTTTTCGGGGCAGATGCTAGATATTAGTCATCTTGCCAAACCGTCCAAGCACCGGCTGGAACTGAGGAAGCAGTGACAGACGCAGCAGGCAAACGGCTCTCGACGTGGCCATCAACCATGAGGTAGTTGATCTGGCTGGGGGCGGCCGCACCTTTGGGTAGGTGACTGGAGGCATCGGAGATGGTTGCTCCATTCCACGAACCCACCTTGTTTGCTCCGTCGAACAATTCTGTCAGGAACAGAGTGGAGGAGGGCGTAGTGATCATCGGTACGTAGAAAGAGGTCTGCCACTTCGGAGCCGCTTTGGTGCCCGGTTCATCATCTTGATTCCAGCGAGGACTCACCTGTCCCGGTCGGCCGTCCAAACGGATGCCTATCCCGGTCTGATTGACTGGACTAGGTGGCCAGTCAGCTGCAGTGGCCATCCGCCCGGCAATCATGTTCAATCCCAAATTGTGCTCGGGCATTGCATAACTGCGGCGGCTTTCCTTGCGGTCAACCCCTTTTTCCATCAGCACAGGGATAGCATCTTGCGGGCAAGACAGCATTTTGAACGAGCCAGCGCCAGACGCCCCATCTTGGTCGCGTTGAAGCGGAGTCATCTCTACGCCGAGGTATGGACCCATCAGGTCATCCCACGCCAGATGATGTTCTTCCTGTCCGTCTGAGTAGCGCAATGCAGCATAAGGCAGTTTGTCGTTGGAATCTTGAATATAGAGACTCACGGCAGTGCCAACATCCTGAAGGTTGCTAAGGCAACGGTTGGACCTCATCTTGGACTGGGCTTTTGCCAGCGCCGGCATGACCAGCACCAGCAAAATGGCCAAAGCTGCCAGAGCGACACACAGCTCAAGCAAAGTAAAACCAGATACGCTCCGCGAGGGGTTGGCGCGGCTTCCGGCAGGATGGGTGGTCCTCGGATGCATGTGTTTTAAATTAAGCGGGGTGCTTCTGGGGTAACTATGCGGTTCATGACAGGCGGCAATCAACTAAAATCTAAGCTAATAACCTGGATAAGGTTTATCGTTTTTTGCTCAACAGCTTTTCGCTGCTTCGGGGTGTGACTCCTTATACTCCCGAAAATCCCTGCCGTGTATGGGCGGGAGACATGATATTGGCTGTAAATTTACCCTATACGGAATGACCGTTCACGAATGGGAAGATAGCGGTCGAGCTTTCGTGGAAAAGGTCATGACGTGGGGTGCCGCCTGAGGTTGATGCATGGCCAGGCCGTCGGGAGGTAACTGTCTGTGGCAGCCTGCCATTACTTCAATTCGCGGAGCTTGATATTACGGAACCAGCACTCGTCCTTGTGATCTGTAAGCAGGATGTGTCCGGTGACTTTTTCCCCGAATTTCAACGCACTTTTGAACTTTGTTTTGGCCACTTGCTCCAGGATCTTCGCATCACCGCATTCATACTCTGTCACTTTCACCCCGTTGAGCCAGTGCTCAACATGGGTCCCTTTCACCACGATGCGGGATTGGTTCCACTCGCCCATCGGTTTCAGGGGTTTGTCCGGCATGGGCGCAACGATGAGGTAGAAGGAGGCAGTTTTGGAAAGATCATCCTTCACAGTCGTGTCATCGATCATCTGATACTCATGGCCGATGGCGGCTTTGCGTTCCGGGATGATGAAGTACTTCACGCCGTTATTGCCCTTCTCCGCCAGTTTCCACTCCCAGGAGAATTCAAAATCAGTGTATGCACTCTCCGTGATGATATCGCCGGAAGTGACATTCGGCAATTTGTGCAGCAACCCATCCTCAATCTTCCATCCTGCGCCGATTTTGCCCCCATCTTTAAAAGTGCGCCAGCCGTTGAAAGATTTGCCATCGAAGAGCAGTTTCCACCCGGAGGATTCCTCCTCTTTCGTCAGGGTGTTGAGGCCGGACGCAAGTGCGAAAGGCGCAGGTACAAAAGCGGTACAGAATAAGGCAAGGGCTAGCAGGCGTTTGATGGGCATAATGGATTATGCGGTAGCCTAAGCGAGAAATGCTTGGAGGTCACGCTCCAAACTGGCGTTTGATCGGAGCTTAATTTCTGAAGCGGAATGTTCGGATCAGAGCCAGCCTGACAGACAGAGGAGATAACAGCTCCTTCGTCAGGGACGGTATGACCACGGAGCTGCAAATGCCCGGCACGCTGCGCACATCAGAATTTCAATGTCGCCTGAACGGCCACCAATTGCTCGCCCTGCTGGTGATTGCCTTTTTGATGGCTGTAGCTGTACTGCAGCTTGCCTTGCAGATGACGTGTTAGGCGGTAGCCGAAGGCAGCATCGATTCGCCACATGTCATTATCCCAATCTTCTTCCCCTCCCGCACCGTTTTGCACCGGATCGAAGAATTGCTGGTTCCAACGCAGAGCAGCGAAAGCCTTGGTAGTGAGCTTGTATTTGCTTTCGATGAAGTAAGCTGAGGTGTCGGCGTTGCCGACGTTCGGCACGTCGAAGCGGGAGAAGACGACTTCGCCCCAGAACTGCCAGTCTCGCCACGCATAGGAAACGTCATAGGCGATAGAGGTTTGCGCATAATCATCCAGTGTTTTGCCTGCAGGCAGAACGGTTTCGGCGACGGGAAGCAGGTAAGGGCCGTAGCTGGCGGAGACACCGAGTTTCCACGCGGCATTCGGCCGCCAGCCCAGGCGGCCGCTCCACGTCGGGTGTTCCCAGCCGAGATGACGGGCATCCCAGATGGTGGGGCGGGAGGAGATGGATGCGTTCTTGAAATCGAGGGCGTAATCAAACTGGTGAACGCGACCAAAGATGGCGGCACCGCTGGTGTAGGCCGGGCCCCACAGAATGGGCAGCCAGGCGGCTTTGGCGTCAAAAGTGTTTTTTCGGGCAAGGAAGCCAGCGGGTGTGGCTGGCACGGTCTGGTCCGTGATAGTCAGGACATTCTCGTAAGCGACGGGCGCGGTGATGAAAGGGTTGTTCCACGATTCGTGGCGGTTTACCCAGTCACCGAAAACGGTGGCGAATTTGCCGACTTGTAAATTCACCCAAGGTTCGTCAAAGGGTTTGTAGCGCAGCAGGTATTCATCGAACCGTGCGGCGCTATCGGCAGCACCGGGATCGAAACCGCGATCGGCACGGAATTGCACGAAGCTGTAGAACTGCTGGCCGAAATGGGTATCGAGAAAGAGCGAGAGGCGTGGGTTGAAGTAGTGGTTATCGTCCGGGAAGAGGAGGCC is from Verrucomicrobiia bacterium and encodes:
- a CDS encoding prepilin-type N-terminal cleavage/methylation domain-containing protein, with product MHPRTTHPAGSRANPSRSVSGFTLLELCVALAALAILLVLVMPALAKAQSKMRSNRCLSNLQDVGTAVSLYIQDSNDKLPYAALRYSDGQEEHHLAWDDLMGPYLGVEMTPLQRDQDGASGAGSFKMLSCPQDAIPVLMEKGVDRKESRRSYAMPEHNLGLNMIAGRMATAADWPPSPVNQTGIGIRLDGRPGQVSPRWNQDDEPGTKAAPKWQTSFYVPMITTPSSTLFLTELFDGANKVGSWNGATISDASSHLPKGAAAPSQINYLMVDGHVESRLPAASVTASSVPAGAWTVWQDD
- a CDS encoding DUF1080 domain-containing protein, with amino-acid sequence MPIKRLLALALFCTAFVPAPFALASGLNTLTKEEESSGWKLLFDGKSFNGWRTFKDGGKIGAGWKIEDGLLHKLPNVTSGDIITESAYTDFEFSWEWKLAEKGNNGVKYFIIPERKAAIGHEYQMIDDTTVKDDLSKTASFYLIVAPMPDKPLKPMGEWNQSRIVVKGTHVEHWLNGVKVTEYECGDAKILEQVAKTKFKSALKFGEKVTGHILLTDHKDECWFRNIKLRELK